The sequence TGCTGTCCCTACAGGCAAAATTCCTATTGGTATATCTATGTTTCTTGCCTTAATAGCATTCACAACTGAGTCGACAGTACCATCTCCACCTGCTATTAAAATATAGTCAAAGCTGTTATCTACATCTTCTAGAGCTTCTTTAACTGGACAATTTTTGCTTATTCTATAAGGTACAACAGTATATCCATAGCTTTGATGAATTTCTATCACTTTGTCCAAATTATCTAAAATTTCATTTTCTCCTGAATATGGATTATATATAAATTTTACTTTTTTCAAATTAGTACCTCCTGCCTCTATCCTACATCCTATATAACTCTATTATATCAAATAAATACTGATTTTATTATTGATTATGGTATTTATTTAAAAATTATAATCTATTAGATAGTTCCTCTAAAGTATGTGCACTTGCACTTAATTCTTCTATTGAAGCTGATATTTCTTCAAACGCAGAAGCTTGTGATTCAAAAATAACACTTGATTGATTTATTCTTGTTGAAATAGTATTAACTGAAGTTTCAATTTTCTTAAGCACTTCATTAACTTGTTTAACAGACTCACTACTTGAACTAGATAGCTTTCTTATTTCCTTTGCAACCACTCCAAATCCTCTACCTAACTCTCCTGCTCTAGCAGCTTCAATGGCTGCGTTGATTCCAAGTAGATTAGTTTGATGTGAAATATTTTGAATAAAACTCAAGATATCATCTGTACCCTTTGTATTATCTGAAGCAACCTTTACTTCATCAAGCATTTCTTGATTTGACTCAACTATATTCTGCACTCCTGCAGTTAAATTTTGAACTGAGGCAGAAATTTGTTCAAGAGCAGCTGAAAGAGTTTGTGACAGTTCCAATACCTGACTTCTCTTTTCAACAGATTTACCTACTGCTATGCATCCAATTACTTGATTACTATCATCTTTAACTGGAATAGCATATGATTTAAAAGGAACACCATATACTTGCTTAGGTACATCTTTAACAAGTGTTTTGCCTGTTACAATAGCATCATGAATTGCTCCTTCAGATGGAACTACATCCCCTGCCTTAGCCTGTAGCTGTAAAGTTTCACAGTTTTGCACTAATAAATATTTATTCTTATCTGTTATTGCAAAAGATGCTTCTCCATCAAACATAACAGATAAATACGGCAACATTTTATTGAAAGATTCTAATATTTCATTATTAGATGTCGTTTTCATATCTTTATCCCCTTTTTTTGTATTTTTTCCACACTACATATATATTTATATTATCACAGAGATAAAAATCTGTCTAACCAACAATTCTTTCCTTAAGTTTTTCTTAAATATCTTTATTTTTACTTGTTTTTTTGGTATACCTATAAGTATGGACTTATATCTATTTTATAATAATAGGAGTGATTAAATGAAAAAGAGTAGTATACCTAACATTTTTACCTTCATAAACTTAGGTTGTGGTGTACTTGCAATTTTAAGTACCTTTGAAAAAAAATTCCTTATTTCATGTATATTTATAATTATAGCAGCTTTGGTTGATAGATATGATGGTAGAGTTGCCAGATACCTTGATGTTTCCTCTGATATAGGGAAACAATTAGATTCTCTAGCAGACTTAGTTTCTTTTGGAGTAGCGCCTTCAATATTAACATATATTCTTTTTAGTTTTCAAACTTTAGGCCCAGTAGGAATATTAGGTTATTGTTTAGTGCTTTTATTCCCTATATGTGGTGCATTTAGATTGGCTAGATATAATGTAACTGATTTTAACGGAGTATTTACTGGTATACCAATAACAATTGCTGGTAGCTTTGTAACTGTTCTAGCTCTTATAGAACTAGCTATTAGAGAGTCTCACTCTCATATGAGTATTATAATTCCTATAATTTTCATAATAGCATTTTCTTATTTGATGATAAGTAAAGTAAGTTTAAAAAAGATATAACAAATAAAGCTGCTTAAAATAAAATCTAATTTTTATTTTAAGCAGCTCTTATTTTTTTTAATTCATACTTCTTCAGGAAATCAATATAATCATATTTCACAATATTAAAACTTATCATCTATTTGCAAATACTTTATTCTGTCTCATCACCTTCATCATCAAATCCAGTATCAATCTCCTCTAAATTATCGTCATTATCATTTTCTGAAGCGTCATCTTCATTTCGATCCTCTCTTCTAGATTCCCGTCTATCATTATTTCCTAATGGCCTCTTAGAAGAATTCTGGAATAACAATTCATTATCAACCTCTGTAAGTATAACATTCTTCTGGGTTTTTACTGCAATTAAATCTGCTTTTAACATAATATAATTAAGATAACAGATTTCTATACTTTGTATTGCATCTAATAATACATCAATTATCTCACCTAATTGATTCGCTCTATCTATGGCTGCTCTTACTTCTTTTTTTCTAGCTAAGGCGATACCATTTAACTCCCCTGCAGTTCCAATTAAAAGTCTGTAGGAGTTTACATATTTGCTTAGCAAGTCTGCTATATTATTTACTTCTATAAAATAAGCATCAAACAACTCTCTATAGCTTTCCACGTAAATCCTCCTATCAGACAATGACAAATTTATGGAGTTTTAGGCTTCTTTAAAAAATAAGTAAAATCATATTGAAAGAATACCGGAAATCCTTACTTATTTCCAGATGCCTTATTAGAATACTCTTCATCTATTTCAGAAAATATATCAATATATCTATTACTTCTAAATGTTCTGTACCTATAATCTCCCTCAGCATCATTCTCATCTACAAAATCAAATTTACTGATTTCACGCATATTTACTGGGTAAATATATTCTTCTGGATATACTAAATTCATCGCTCTCCCTCCTTAGTTTCTGGAGTGTATGGTTCAAAGTAACTTCTTGGGAACTTACATAAAGGGCAAAACTCAGGGGCTTCTGCTCCTTCATAAATATAGCCACAGTTCATACATCTCCACATACTATTTGGAGTTCCCTTAAATATAGTTCCCTCCTTTACCTGATTGTATAAAGCTTTATATCTCTTATTATGAGATTCTTCAACTTCTCTTAAGTCAGCATAAAAATCTGCAATATTATCAAAGCCTTCACTTCTAGCTGTATCTTCGAATTCCTTATATAAATTTTCATACTCATTAGCCTCTCCAGCAGCTGCTGACTTTAAATTTTCTTCAGTACTTCCAACCATTTTTAAGTATCTTTTAAATACCTCTCTTGCATGAGCGTATTCATTTGCTGCTGTGTCATCAAAAATTTTCCCTACGTAATTATAACCTTCTCCTCTAGCCATTTCTCCAAAAAAATTATACATATCTCTGGCTCTTGCTTCCCCAGCAAAGGTTTTTAGCAAATTCTTATAAGTCTCACTATTATTAAAT comes from Clostridium sp. TW13 and encodes:
- a CDS encoding methyl-accepting chemotaxis protein, with product MKTTSNNEILESFNKMLPYLSVMFDGEASFAITDKNKYLLVQNCETLQLQAKAGDVVPSEGAIHDAIVTGKTLVKDVPKQVYGVPFKSYAIPVKDDSNQVIGCIAVGKSVEKRSQVLELSQTLSAALEQISASVQNLTAGVQNIVESNQEMLDEVKVASDNTKGTDDILSFIQNISHQTNLLGINAAIEAARAGELGRGFGVVAKEIRKLSSSSSESVKQVNEVLKKIETSVNTISTRINQSSVIFESQASAFEEISASIEELSASAHTLEELSNRL
- the pssA gene encoding CDP-diacylglycerol--serine O-phosphatidyltransferase; its protein translation is MKKSSIPNIFTFINLGCGVLAILSTFEKKFLISCIFIIIAALVDRYDGRVARYLDVSSDIGKQLDSLADLVSFGVAPSILTYILFSFQTLGPVGILGYCLVLLFPICGAFRLARYNVTDFNGVFTGIPITIAGSFVTVLALIELAIRESHSHMSIIIPIIFIIAFSYLMISKVSLKKI
- a CDS encoding rubrerythrin family protein produces the protein MEFNNSETYKNLLKTFAGEARARDMYNFFGEMARGEGYNYVGKIFDDTAANEYAHAREVFKRYLKMVGSTEENLKSAAAGEANEYENLYKEFEDTARSEGFDNIADFYADLREVEESHNKRYKALYNQVKEGTIFKGTPNSMWRCMNCGYIYEGAEAPEFCPLCKFPRSYFEPYTPETKEGER